The following are encoded in a window of Narcine bancroftii isolate sNarBan1 chromosome 2, sNarBan1.hap1, whole genome shotgun sequence genomic DNA:
- the LOC138752440 gene encoding receptor expression-enhancing protein 1-like isoform X2 — protein MVSRLLSRLVVLAFGTLYPAYTSYKAIKTKNVKEYVRWMMYWIVFAIFTIVETFMDIFISWFPFYYEIKIVFVIWLLSPYTKGASLIYRKFVHPTLSSKEKEIDCLIVQAKERSYETVVNFGRRGLNLAATAAVNAAAKSQGALAGHLKSFSMQDLTSIQVDEPARYSDPLYPEEELMAGDPFSAAGEYPQRAPIAGPSCQFVESDSQEECKSDREAESQKSSLRCELPSSKLIRQGQVSRKRGKGGATKSMKSGSKKKMVQSNFDTL, from the exons ATGGTGTCCCGGCTCCTCTCCAGGCTGGTGGT GCTTGCATTTGGGACTTTGTATCCTGCGTACACGTCTTATAAAGCTATCAAGACAAAAAATGTGAAGGAATAC GTCCGATGGATGATGTATTGGATCGTGTTTGCAATCTTCACGATCGTAGAAACTTTCATGGACATATTTATTTCCTG GTTTCCATTCTATTATGAAATAAAGATTGTATTTGTCATCTGGCTTTTGTCCCCGTACACAAAAGGCGCCAGCTTGATTTACAGAAAGTTTGTTCATCCCACACTCTCTTCCAAAGAGAAG GAAATAGATTGCCTCATCGTTCAAGCCAAAGAGCGTAGCTATGAGACGGTGGTCAATTTTGGCAGGAGGGGACTAAACCTGGCTGCAACTGCTGCCGTCAATGCTGCTGCAAAG AGTCAAGGAGCACTCGCTGGGCACCTGAAGAGTTTCAGTATGCAGGATTTAACGAGCATTCAGGTCGATGAGCCAGCACGCTACAGCGATCCTCTTTATCCTGAGGAAGAGCTGATGGCCGGGGACCCCTTCTCTGCAGCAGGAGAGTATC CTCAAAGAGCTCCCATTGCTGGGCCAAGCTGTCAGTTTGTAGAGAGCGACTCACAAGAGGAGTGCAAGTCTGACAGGGAGGCGGAGAGCCAGAAGAGTTCATTACGCTGCGAATTGCCAAGCTCCAAGTTAATCAGACAAGGGCAGGTTTCCAGAAAAAGAGGCAAAGGG
- the LOC138752440 gene encoding receptor expression-enhancing protein 1-like isoform X1, with translation MLTGKVLTRRALPPLGMETGRALPLRLAFGTLYPAYTSYKAIKTKNVKEYVRWMMYWIVFAIFTIVETFMDIFISWFPFYYEIKIVFVIWLLSPYTKGASLIYRKFVHPTLSSKEKEIDCLIVQAKERSYETVVNFGRRGLNLAATAAVNAAAKSQGALAGHLKSFSMQDLTSIQVDEPARYSDPLYPEEELMAGDPFSAAGEYPQRAPIAGPSCQFVESDSQEECKSDREAESQKSSLRCELPSSKLIRQGQVSRKRGKGGATKSMKSGSKKKMVQSNFDTL, from the exons ATGTTAACTGGGAAGGTGTTGACCAGGCGGGCGCTCCCTCCCTTGGGAATGGAGACCGGGCGGGCGCTCCCTCTCAG GCTTGCATTTGGGACTTTGTATCCTGCGTACACGTCTTATAAAGCTATCAAGACAAAAAATGTGAAGGAATAC GTCCGATGGATGATGTATTGGATCGTGTTTGCAATCTTCACGATCGTAGAAACTTTCATGGACATATTTATTTCCTG GTTTCCATTCTATTATGAAATAAAGATTGTATTTGTCATCTGGCTTTTGTCCCCGTACACAAAAGGCGCCAGCTTGATTTACAGAAAGTTTGTTCATCCCACACTCTCTTCCAAAGAGAAG GAAATAGATTGCCTCATCGTTCAAGCCAAAGAGCGTAGCTATGAGACGGTGGTCAATTTTGGCAGGAGGGGACTAAACCTGGCTGCAACTGCTGCCGTCAATGCTGCTGCAAAG AGTCAAGGAGCACTCGCTGGGCACCTGAAGAGTTTCAGTATGCAGGATTTAACGAGCATTCAGGTCGATGAGCCAGCACGCTACAGCGATCCTCTTTATCCTGAGGAAGAGCTGATGGCCGGGGACCCCTTCTCTGCAGCAGGAGAGTATC CTCAAAGAGCTCCCATTGCTGGGCCAAGCTGTCAGTTTGTAGAGAGCGACTCACAAGAGGAGTGCAAGTCTGACAGGGAGGCGGAGAGCCAGAAGAGTTCATTACGCTGCGAATTGCCAAGCTCCAAGTTAATCAGACAAGGGCAGGTTTCCAGAAAAAGAGGCAAAGGG